Proteins from one Myxococcus xanthus genomic window:
- a CDS encoding beta/gamma crystallin-related protein: MANITVFYNEDFGGKQVDLKPDEYKRDKLEALGIENNTISSVKVPPGVKAILYKNDDFTGDQIEVVANAEELGPLNNNVSSIKVMSVPVQPRARFFYKEQFDGKEVDLPPGQYTQAELERYGIDNNTISSVKPEGLKVVLFKNDNFSAGDTLSVTSNAPSLGAMNNNTSSIRITP, from the coding sequence ATGGCAAACATTACCGTTTTCTACAACGAAGATTTCGGGGGTAAACAGGTCGATCTGAAGCCTGACGAATACAAGCGGGACAAGCTGGAGGCGCTGGGCATCGAGAACAACACCATCAGCTCGGTGAAGGTGCCGCCTGGCGTGAAGGCTATCCTCTACAAGAACGATGATTTCACCGGCGACCAGATCGAAGTGGTGGCCAATGCCGAGGAGCTGGGCCCGCTGAACAACAACGTCTCCAGCATCAAGGTCATGTCCGTGCCCGTGCAACCCAGGGCCAGGTTCTTCTACAAAGAGCAGTTCGATGGCAAGGAGGTGGACCTGCCTCCTGGTCAGTACACCCAGGCCGAGCTGGAGCGGTACGGCATCGACAACAACACCATCAGCTCGGTGAAGCCGGAGGGCCTGAAGGTCGTCCTATTCAAGAACGACAACTTCTCCGCCGGCGACACGCTGTCCGTGACTTCCAACGCCCCGAGCCTGGGCGCGATGAACAACAACACCTCCAGCATCAGAATCACCCCCTGA